The Lysobacter gummosus sequence CGCATAAACGGCAGATTTGTTCCCGCAAAAAAGCGTGCATCGGCGACGATGGCGATCGCAACTGATGAACTGCGTCACAACTCGGCAATCGCTAGGCTGAGTTGCTACCACAGGCGCGGGCCAATGGTATCTCAGCTGGGCATCGGCGACCGGATCGGCCGCACGAATGGCCGGAAACCGGTGTTGGCTGTCGTTTTAGCGGTAGCGGCACCGGGCCGGCACGTCATCGCGGACCAGTCCGGGCCGCGAACCGTGGCCGCTCCCGCAGGCCCGCGGCCGGCGCGAATCCGGGCGCACGTCGAGTGCCGAAAACGGCGAGTCGCGACCGCGCCGGCGTGGCATCCTGCCCGCCTTATCGCACTGAGCCCACCGGCCATGAACCATCAAACCGACCTCGCCACCCGTTTCCACGCCCTCCACCATGACGGCCTGCTGCTGCTCGCCAACGCCTCCGACGCCGGCAGCGCGCGCCTGATCGAAAGCCTGGGCGCATCCGCCATCGCCACCACCAGCGCCGGAGTCGCCTGGTCGCACGGCTATCCCGACGGCGACGTGCTGCCGGTGCGGCGCCTGGTCGCGACCGTGGCCGACATCGCGCGCGCGATCCGGGTGCCGCTCACCGTCGATGCCGAAGGCGGCTATTCCGACGATCCGGTCGCGGTCGCCGAGACCGTGGCCGGGCTGATCGATGTCGGCGCGGTCGGCATCAACCTGGAAGACGGCGGCGCCGATCCGGAGCTGCTGTGCGCGAAGATCGAACACATCAAGCGCGCCAGCGCGCGCCTGGGCGTGGCGCTTTACCTCAACGCGCGCACCGACGTGTACCTGCGCGGCCTGGCGCCGCCGGAACGGCGCGTGGAGGAAACCCTGGCCCGCGCCGCGCGCTATCGCGCCGCCGGCGCCGACGGCCTGTTCGTGCCCGGGCTGACCGATGAAGCCTCGGTGCGCACGATCGCCGCCGAGGCCGGCATGCCCTTGAACCTGCTCGCGCGCAGCGCGCTGCCGGGCGCCGACGAACTGCAGCGCTGGGGCGTGCGTCGCCTGAGCGCCGGCTCGGACATCGCCCAGTCGATGTATGCGCGCATGGCCGCCTTGGCCGCCGGTTTTCTGCGCGACGGCGACTGCAAGCCGCTCTCGGCCGAGGCGATGGCGTATTCGCAGGTCAATGCGTTGTTTCAGGATCGCTGAAGCCGTCGTGGGGTGAGCGCTTCCGCCTGTGACTTCGCGCGGGCGGAAGCGGCTTTGTACGAGCCCGGCGGCCACCCAGAGCGAGCAGAACCACGAGGTGGTCATGATGGTCGGCATCGTGTGGGCTCATGGAGTCGCTGCGAGCCGACAGTGACCGGCTGCAATGGGAGGGGCTTCAGCCCCGATGCTTTTCGATCAAATCGCCAGACTTTTCCACAATCCGGCCATCTGATCGAAAAGCATCGAGGCTGAAGCCCTCCCTCAAGAGCCGCGCGCGTTTGCAAGATCTTCCTACTCAGCGCATCCGATCCATCGCGATGATGCGATTTACCCGTTAAATTTTCGCCATCGAT is a genomic window containing:
- a CDS encoding isocitrate lyase/PEP mutase family protein, with the translated sequence MNHQTDLATRFHALHHDGLLLLANASDAGSARLIESLGASAIATTSAGVAWSHGYPDGDVLPVRRLVATVADIARAIRVPLTVDAEGGYSDDPVAVAETVAGLIDVGAVGINLEDGGADPELLCAKIEHIKRASARLGVALYLNARTDVYLRGLAPPERRVEETLARAARYRAAGADGLFVPGLTDEASVRTIAAEAGMPLNLLARSALPGADELQRWGVRRLSAGSDIAQSMYARMAALAAGFLRDGDCKPLSAEAMAYSQVNALFQDR